The bacterium genomic interval CGGTGTCACCACCGGCAACAGCCTGACCGCCGCGACCGCGGTGGAGGGTGCGCTGGTCGCGGCGTCCCGGATGGGTCTGGACGCCCGCGCGGCCCGGGTGGCGGTCATCGGCGCCACCGGCTCGATCGGCGGGGCGTGCAGCCAGATGCTCGCGCCGCAGGTCGGCGAGCTCATGTTGGTTGCACGGACCCGTGATCGCCTCGAGCGTCTCGCCGGCCGGCTGCGCGAGATCGCCGCGACGCCCGTCTCGATCACGTCCGACGTCCGCGCGGCGGTCGGCGCGGCGGACGTCGTCATCACGGTCAGCTCCGCGATCGACGTGCTGATCGAGCCGGAGGACATCCGGCCCGGCGCCGTCGTCTGCGACGTCGCGCGTCCCAGGAACGTTTCGCGCCTGGTGTACGAGCGCCGGCGGGACGTACTCGTGATCGACGGCGGGGTCATCGAGGTGCCGGGGCCCGTCGATTTCGGTCTCGATTTCGGGTTTCCGCCGGGCGCGTGCGAGGCCTGCATGGCCGAGACGATCCTGCTGGCCCTCGAGCAGCGCTACGAGGACTACACCGTGGGCCCAGAGATCGAGCTGGCCAAGGCGGAGGAGATTCACGCCCTCATGCGCAAGCATGGGTTCCGCCTGTCCGGATTGCGCCGGTTCGAGCGTAAGATTTCCGATGAAGAACTCGACGCGATTCGCGCCGCGGCCCGCGGGGCCCGGCCTCACGTCGCCGCGCCCCGGACCGGGGCGCGGGACGCCGTGGTCCCGGAAGGCCTTTGACAAGGTGTCCACCGTTATGTATACTCGCGGGAGTTCGAGGCGGAAGTTCGAGGCTGAGGGGTGTCCCTCAGTCTCGTATCCTCTTATAACGGGGTTTGCGCCGCCTCCGGTAACGGGGCCGGCCGCCCCCAGGTGAGTTGACCGGTCATGGACGAGAAGGAAACCATCCTGACGCCCGAAGGCTTGCGCAAGCTTGAGGAAGAGCTGGATCACCTCAAGACGGTGAAGCGCAAGGAAGTCGCCGAACGAATCAAGCAGGCCAAAGAGTTCGGCGATCTGGCCGAGAATTCGGAGTACGAGGACGCCAAGAATGAGCAGGCGTTCACGGAAGGCCGGATTCTCACGCTCGAGGGAATGCTCCGCAGCGTAAAGGTGATCAACAACCACGAAGTCCGCTCGGACGTGGTGACGATCGGGAGCACCGTCAAGATCGCCGACGAGTCCGGCGAAGATCTCACCTACACGATCGTCGGATCCGCCGAGGCGGACCCGCTGCGCGACAAGATCAGCAACGAGTCGCCGGTGGGACGTGCACTCCTCGGCAAGCGGAAGGGGCAGGTCGTGACGGTCCAGGTCCCGGCCGGCACCATTCGTTACACGATTCGGGGCATCAAGCGGTGAACTCGGCGGTCGGAGCGCCCGGGACGTTGCACGCGGGCGCCCCGTCGACCGGACACGACAGGGCCCGCCCGGTGTGATCGGGCGGAACTCGATCAACCGACACGCGTTCCTCCGTCTTCCGCCGGTTTCCGTCGCTCTTGCGTCCCGCCTCCGCTGTACTCGGCGTCACGGTGCTGCGGCGGGGCCGCGGCGGTTCGGCCGCCCCTGCCGCGTCGACCCGACAAAGTACACGTCGTGGGCGACCCACGGATGGGGAACATACTAGAGTAGGGGCGTCTCGCGCCCGAGAAAGTGCGAGACGGCAGGAGTCCGTGGCGGAGCGAAGAAAAGAAGCCCAGACTCTCGCCCGACCGTCGACGCGACGGCCGGGGGTGGGAATGGCGGGGGGGACGCTGAGCGTAGTGCTCAACAGGATCTCTCCCTCGTGCTCTGCCGGCCGGCCGGATCGGGGACACGGAGCGTTCGGAGCAGCGAACAACGATCATGGCAGGACTCGTACCAGTGGGTAGCGGTCGCAGACGTCGGCGCCGGTTCGCGATGGAGAGATCCCGGCAGAGGGGAGGTCACCCGCGAAATGTTTGAACGGTTTACCGAACGTGCCCGCCGCGTCATCATCCTCGCGCAGGAGGAGGCGAAGCGGCTCAATCATAGCGCGGTCGGTACGGAGCATATCCTCCTCGGTATCATCCGCGAGGGCGAGGGCGTGGCCAGCAAGGTCCTCGAGTCCCTCAACATCAACCCGGACCGTGTCCGCGCGGAGATCGAGAGCGCGATCGGCCGGGGCGAGCGGACGCCCTACGAAGAGGTGGCGTTTACCCCGCGGGCCAAGAAGGTCCTGGAGCTCGCGCTCGACGAGGCCCGGAGGTTGGGGCACAACTACATCGGCACCGAGCATCTGCTACTCGGGTTGATCCGCGAGGGCGAGGGCGTAGCCGCGCGCGTGCTCGAGGCCATGGGCGCGGACCTCGAGCGAGTTCGCTCGCAGGTCGTGTACCTCCTCGGGGAAGAGGGCACGGCGTCGTACACCAAGCAGGCGAGCAAGACCCCGACGCTCGACGAATTTGGCCGCGATCTGACGAAGCATGCCCGTGACAACAAACTTGACCCGGTGATTGGGCGCGAGCGGGAGATCGAGCGCGTGATCCAGGTGCTCTCCCGGCGTACCAAGAACAACCCGGCCCTGATCGGCGAACCGGGCGTGGGGAAGACCGCGATCACCGAGGGGCTCGCCCAGCGAATCGTTCGGGGTGACGTCCCCGAGGTGCTCAGGACGAAGCGCGTGGTGCAGCTCGACCTCGCGGCGCTCGTCGCCGGTACCAAGTACCGGGGCGAGTTCGAAGAGCGGATGAAGAAAGTGATGGAGGAAATCCGGAAGGCCCAGGGCGAGGTCATCTTGTTCGTGGATGAGCTCCACACGCTGGTGGGCGCCGGGGCTGCGGAAGGCGCGATCGACGCGAGCAACATCCTCAAGCCGTCCCTGTCGCGGGGCGAGCTCCAGTGCATCGGCGCCACGACCCTGGACGAGTACCGGAAGTACGTCGAGCGCGATGCGGCGCTGGAGCGCCGGTTCGCGCCGATCCTTGTGGCCGAGCCGACCGTGGAGCAGAGCATCGAGATCCTGCGCGGGCTCCGCGAGCGGTACGAGGCTCACCACGGCGTCAAGATCAGCGACGAGGCGCTTGTCGCCGCAGCGACGCTGGCCGACAAGTACATCTCGGACCGGTTCCTGCCCGATAAGGCGATCGACCTCATGGACGAGGCTGCGAGCAAGATCCGCCTGCAGGCGAGCTTCCTGCCTCAGGAAGTGCGGCAGGCGCTTGAGAAGGCCGACCGGGTCCGCCGGGAAAAGGAAGAGGCGATCAAGGGGCAGGACTTCGAGAAAGCCGCGAGCCTCCGTGACAAGGAGAAGGTGCTCCGCCAGAAGCTGGAGGAGCTCGAGAGCTCCTGGAAGACCGACAAGGGGCGGGATATCACGACGGTCAGCGCGGACGACATCGCCGACATCGTGTCCAGCTGGACGGGGATCCCCGTGATGCGCCTCGTCGAGGAGGAGACCGAGAAGCTCCTCCGCATGGAGGATTCGCTGCACAAGCGGATCGTTGGACAGGAAGAGGCCGTGCGCGCGGTGTCGCGCGCGGTCCGGCGTGCACGCGCCGGGCTCAAGGACGCGCGCCGACCGATCGGGTCGTTCATCTTCCTCGGCCCCACGGGCGTCGGGAAGACGGAGCTGACGCTCGCGCTCGCCGAGTTCCTGTTCGGGGACGAGGGGGCGGTCATCCGCATCGACATGTCCGAGTACACGGAGCGCCACACCGTGTCCCGGCTCGTCGGGGCCCCTCCGGGGTACGTGGGGTACGAGGAGGGCGGCCAGCTCACCGAGCAGGTGCGTCGGCGGCCGTACTGCGTCGTGCTCCTGGACGAAATCGAGAAGGCCCATCCCGAGATCTTCAACGTGCTGCTCCAGATTCTGGAGGACGGGCGGCTCACGGACGCGCAGGGGCGCACCGTGGACTTCAAGAACTGCGTCGTGATCATGACGAGCAACGTCGGCGCGCCGCAGATTCAGCGGGACACGACGTTCGGATTCCGTGCGCCGGACACGGAGGCGGCGGAGACGCAGCGCTCGTACGACCGGATGAAGACGCACGTGATGGAGGAGCTGCGCCGCACGTTCCGGCCGGAGTTCCTGAATCGCGTGGACGAGATCATCGTGTTCCGGCCGCTGTCGCGCGAGCAGATCGCGTTGATCGTGGACATCCTGATGGAGCGGGTGCGTCGCGAGATCCGCGGACAGGGAATGGAGCTGATCCTGACCGACGCGGCGCGCGAGGTGCTGGCACAGGAAGGATTCGACCCGCAGTACGGCGCGCGGCCGCTCCGGCGCGCGATCCAGCGCCTGGTCGAGGACCCGCTGTCCGACGACATGCTGCGCGGAAAGTTCAGCGCCGGCGACAAGATCGTGCTGGACGCGCGGGACGGACAGGTGGTGTTCGAGAAGAAGCGGGAACCGGAGCCGGTATCCGCCGACACGGGATCATAACACAGCGCGGGGCAGATGAGCGTGCGGCGGCCCGGGCGAGCAGCCCGGGCCGCCGCTTCTCCTGACACCGATCCACAGGGAGCGTGTCGTGGCGAGACTGGGAGGCGATGCCGGGCAGCCTGGGCGGATCGTCTACGTATGCCAAGCCTGCGGCTACGAGTCACCCAAATGGCTCGGGCGCTGCCCGAACTGCACCGGCTGGAACACACTCGTTGAGGAGGTGTTGCCGGCACTCCCGAAGAGTGCCGGCGGCCGGGCCCGCGCGACCGGGTCTGCCGGGGGAGGAGCGGCAGCGGTCGCGACGCCGATCACCGAGGTGGCGCTCGGGGACGAGCCCCGTGTTGCCGTGGGCATCGGCGAGGTCGACCGCGTGCTCGGCGGCGGACTTGTGCCGGGATCGCTCGTGCTGATCGGCGGCGATCCGGGCGTCGGCAAGTCCACGCTCGCGTTGGGAATCGCGCATCACATCGCCGCGGCCCGCGCCGTCCTGTACGTGTCCGGCGAGGAGTCGGCGCGGCAGACGAAGATGCGGGCGGGCCGGCTCGGGGTGGACGCGCCTCGCCTGCTCGTGCTCGCGGAGACGGATCTCACCCGGATCATCGCGCAGATCGCGGACACCCGCGCGGCGCTCGTCATCATCGACTCCATCCAGACGATGTACCGGCCGGACCTTCCGGGCGCGCCGGGCAGCGTCGGGCAGATCCGGGAGTGCACGGGCGATCTGCTGCGCGTGGCGAAGACCGAGGACGGCCCCGCGATCCTGATCGTCGGCCACGTCACCAAGGACGGCGCGATCGCGGGCCCCCGGGTGTTGGAGCATATGGTGGACACGGTGCTCTACTTCGAGGGCGAACGACATCACGCGTATCGCGTGTTGCGCGCGACCAAAAACCGGTTCGGCTCGACGAACGAGATCGGCGTGTTCGCGATGGGCGGGCGCGGGCTCTCGCCGGTGCCGGATCCGTCGGCGTTGTTTCTTGCGGAACGTCCCGCCGATGCCCCGGGGTCCGCCGTCGTCTGCGCGATCGAGGGCACGCGTCCGATCCTGCTTGAGGTCCAGGCGCTCGTGACGCGGACGCCGTTCGGGATGCCGCGCCGGACGGCGTCCGGCGTCGACTACAACCGCATGCTGCTGTTGCTCGCGGTGCTCGAGAAGCGCGCCGGGCTCCACCTCGGCGCGTGCGACGTGTACGTCAGCGTCGCGGGCGGGGTGCGGGTGGACGAGCCGGCGGCGGATCTGGGCGTGGCCTGTGCCGTCGCGGGAAGCCATCGCGACCGCGCCGTGGAGGGATCCACCGCGGTCGTCGGCGAGGTGGGACTCGGGGGCGAGATCCGCGCAGTCAGCCAGATCGGCCGGCGGGTCGCGGAGGCGGCGAAGCTGGGGTTCCGGCGAGTGGTGCTGCCCCAGGCCAACCTCGCCGGCATGGACGCGGACGAGGCGACCGGGGTCGAGCTCGTGGGCGTTGCACGGATCGGCCAGGCGCTGGAACTGTTGCTGGGCTGACGCGGCCCGCTGCGGGGTGCGGCGGCCGCCCTACTTCAGCGTAAAGATGCCGAGGCTCTTTACCCG includes:
- the greA gene encoding transcription elongation factor GreA, coding for MDEKETILTPEGLRKLEEELDHLKTVKRKEVAERIKQAKEFGDLAENSEYEDAKNEQAFTEGRILTLEGMLRSVKVINNHEVRSDVVTIGSTVKIADESGEDLTYTIVGSAEADPLRDKISNESPVGRALLGKRKGQVVTVQVPAGTIRYTIRGIKR
- a CDS encoding ATP-dependent Clp protease ATP-binding subunit produces the protein MFERFTERARRVIILAQEEAKRLNHSAVGTEHILLGIIREGEGVASKVLESLNINPDRVRAEIESAIGRGERTPYEEVAFTPRAKKVLELALDEARRLGHNYIGTEHLLLGLIREGEGVAARVLEAMGADLERVRSQVVYLLGEEGTASYTKQASKTPTLDEFGRDLTKHARDNKLDPVIGREREIERVIQVLSRRTKNNPALIGEPGVGKTAITEGLAQRIVRGDVPEVLRTKRVVQLDLAALVAGTKYRGEFEERMKKVMEEIRKAQGEVILFVDELHTLVGAGAAEGAIDASNILKPSLSRGELQCIGATTLDEYRKYVERDAALERRFAPILVAEPTVEQSIEILRGLRERYEAHHGVKISDEALVAAATLADKYISDRFLPDKAIDLMDEAASKIRLQASFLPQEVRQALEKADRVRREKEEAIKGQDFEKAASLRDKEKVLRQKLEELESSWKTDKGRDITTVSADDIADIVSSWTGIPVMRLVEEETEKLLRMEDSLHKRIVGQEEAVRAVSRAVRRARAGLKDARRPIGSFIFLGPTGVGKTELTLALAEFLFGDEGAVIRIDMSEYTERHTVSRLVGAPPGYVGYEEGGQLTEQVRRRPYCVVLLDEIEKAHPEIFNVLLQILEDGRLTDAQGRTVDFKNCVVIMTSNVGAPQIQRDTTFGFRAPDTEAAETQRSYDRMKTHVMEELRRTFRPEFLNRVDEIIVFRPLSREQIALIVDILMERVRREIRGQGMELILTDAAREVLAQEGFDPQYGARPLRRAIQRLVEDPLSDDMLRGKFSAGDKIVLDARDGQVVFEKKREPEPVSADTGS
- a CDS encoding shikimate dehydrogenase, which codes for MSGSIGRFGLVIHPQNIADFTKKFPLTRLLPGGLVERIFQVVPPFEASHITGVVSATGARAEGWFIALPWTPRVLLATPPELTYPRLIQAGRIAERLGAGIVGLAAFTKVVGDRGVSVARALTAGVTTGNSLTAATAVEGALVAASRMGLDARAARVAVIGATGSIGGACSQMLAPQVGELMLVARTRDRLERLAGRLREIAATPVSITSDVRAAVGAADVVITVSSAIDVLIEPEDIRPGAVVCDVARPRNVSRLVYERRRDVLVIDGGVIEVPGPVDFGLDFGFPPGACEACMAETILLALEQRYEDYTVGPEIELAKAEEIHALMRKHGFRLSGLRRFERKISDEELDAIRAAARGARPHVAAPRTGARDAVVPEGL
- the radA gene encoding DNA repair protein RadA, translated to MARLGGDAGQPGRIVYVCQACGYESPKWLGRCPNCTGWNTLVEEVLPALPKSAGGRARATGSAGGGAAAVATPITEVALGDEPRVAVGIGEVDRVLGGGLVPGSLVLIGGDPGVGKSTLALGIAHHIAAARAVLYVSGEESARQTKMRAGRLGVDAPRLLVLAETDLTRIIAQIADTRAALVIIDSIQTMYRPDLPGAPGSVGQIRECTGDLLRVAKTEDGPAILIVGHVTKDGAIAGPRVLEHMVDTVLYFEGERHHAYRVLRATKNRFGSTNEIGVFAMGGRGLSPVPDPSALFLAERPADAPGSAVVCAIEGTRPILLEVQALVTRTPFGMPRRTASGVDYNRMLLLLAVLEKRAGLHLGACDVYVSVAGGVRVDEPAADLGVACAVAGSHRDRAVEGSTAVVGEVGLGGEIRAVSQIGRRVAEAAKLGFRRVVLPQANLAGMDADEATGVELVGVARIGQALELLLG